The Leptospira sp. WS60.C2 genome includes the window CATGGAAATGAAATTAGCAGCGGCATATGCTCTCAGTGAACTCACAAAGATACCAGTCCCAAGAGAAGTATGTGAAGCTTACAATGAAGTGGAAATTCGATTTGGGGAAGACTACATCATTCCAAAACCTTTAGATGAACGTGTGTTATACCATGTTGCACCTGCTGTGGCAGAAGCCGCAGTTAAAACGGGTGTGAACCAGGTGGAATACCCAGGTCGGGAAGCGTATGTAAAGTTTTTGGAATCGATTATGGCTCAACAAAAAGAACCAATCAGCGCTTTAGAAATCTAACCATAGTGACTCTGTCCCTATAAGGTTTCCGCAGAGATCTTAAAAAAATTTCAAAAAAAAACGATCATGCCTTGAAAAAGTACTTGTTTAAATTTGTGCAACGCACATAACTGTATTGTGCATTGCACAAACAGGTGAAAACCAGGAGCTAAATTATGGAAAAACAAATCATGGACATTCTTAACGCGGGAATCGGTCTTTTTCAATCTGGAAAAGAAGGTTTAGAAAAAGCAAAAACACAATTGGAATCTACTTACAATGAGTTAGTATCCAAAGGTGCTTTGGACAATACTGAGGAATCAGTCAAAATCCGCCAATCTGTGGACAAAATCCTAACAGACATTAAAGAATTCTCTAGTGTTGCTGGAAAAAACTACGACGAAACTCGTTCTAAAATCGTAGAAAACTACAACAAAATTGCTGAAGAAATCAAAGCAAAAATGCCTGAAGGAAAAATTGAATCCGTAAAAGCGAAAATCAATGAAGTAGCGGAATCAATCAAAAAAACAGGTGCTGCAAAAGCATAATCATCATTCATCAAGAGAGGGTCGGTAAAACGGCCTTTTCTCTTCTTTCCCTTTTGTGAGACTCATTCACTTTCTTATTTCCTAATTCTTTTTCCGATTCCAAAATTCCAGTCCTCAAGTCTTTACTTTCCCTATTGACATCTTCTTACTTTTCATACATGGTAATTTTATGTTTCGTTCTAAATTATCCCTCCTTCTGTTTCTTTTTTCGTTGGTTTCGTGTGGCACAGCCGACTTGAGACCTCCTCATTTGTCATTTGATAAAATTGATCAAGATCTCAAGAAAAAGGGATTAGCAGTTGTTACGAATCCACCTATCAAAGAGTTAACTCCGGGAGATTGGAAAGATTACAAACAAGTTCAATTTTTTTTGAAAGATGTGTGGCATTCTAAATTTGTTCGATTTTTTACACCGATCAAAGAAGAAGAAATTCGAATGCGCGTGTATTTGGATTTGGAAACCGATGCCATGCAAGTCGAGTTTCTCAGTGGTGAAAAAAAAGGTCTTATTTATGGATTAGAAAAAAAGACAACCTATCAAATAGCAGCTGACACGGGCAAGGTGTACAATGACGACACAGAAGTGCGGATTTATTTGGAATCCCTTCGTTTGTATCTGACTTTGCCATGGAAACTAAAAGGTTTTCCTATCATTCAATACGCAGGCTCTAAAGAAAAGTTAGATCAAAAATATGAAGTAGTGTATTTCACATCGGTTCAAATGAATGCGACTCCAGATACAGACCAATATGTTGGTTACTATGAGAATAAGAGTGGAGCGTTAGAATGGGTCGAGTTCACCTATCGTGAGTTATTCAGTTTTTACCAAGGTGTGTTGAAATATGGATTTTATGAACCTTGGAATGGGAAACAATATCCAAGAAGGATCACAATCTTAGATCGATTTGAAGATCCTGATTTTGTCCATGAACTTCGGATTGAAAAAATCGAAATCCCTTCAAAACCGATGGAAGAGGACGATAAGGTATTAGAATTACCTGAGCCAGGAAAGTAGGATTTTATTAATGAATGCGAAAGGGATCGTAGCGGAAATCCTGCATGTATGCAGATTGCAGCGGAGAGCCCGGTCCACCACTGGAACAGTGGTGGATTCGCCTCAAACAAGCTTTAGAGAATTGGATTGGAAAAAAAGCGAATCAAAGATAAATATTGGAAATACCCCAAAAATCGGTTGAATCCTTTTTTGTTATTACTTATGTTATAACTATGGAAAGTTCTGCTGTCAAAAAGACGACGATTCGCGCCATTGGGAATTCATCTGGTGCAACCATCCCAAAAATCATTTTGGAAAAATACAATCTCCATGAAGGGGACACTGTCTTTCTTGTCGAAACAGAAAATGGGATCCTTTTGTCTCCCTATGATCCTGAGTTTGCATCAGCTATGGAATTGTACCAAGACGCTTCTAAAAAATACAGGAATGCCTTGAAAGAATTGGCGAAATGAAACGGGAACCAAAGTGGTTAAAGCGAAATATTGCAGAAGCCATCCATTTAGACCAAATCAAACAACACGGCGGTGCATTAGGCATTCGTGATATTGGTTTACTGGAATCGGTTTTGGAACGACCAAAAAACCATTGGCATTACAATCCAAAAACTTCAATTTTTGAACTCGCGGCATCCCTCGGAATCGGCATCGCTAAAAATCATCCCTTTATGGATGGAAACAAAAGGACATCGTTTCTTTTGATGTATGTATTCCTTGCTATGAATGGTTATTTGATTGAGACTTCGGAAGAAGACGTTGTGATCACGATTTTAAAAGTAGCAGATGGTTCGATGAAAGAGGATGAGTTGGCCAAGTGGTTGAAACAGGTATCGAAGGTTAGAAACTAACGGTAAGTAATCGTAAATAAAAAGCCACCACTCAATCAGCAGTGGCTTTCCTTTTAATTCAAAGTAAATCGAATCGGAACCAATACTTTTACTGTTATTGGTTTTCCTTCTAAAACGGAAGGCGAAAAACGTTTTCTGCGATAGACTTTAATCGCTTCTTCTTCCAGTCCACCACCTAACTGTTTACCTACGGAACGAACACGAAGGACTTCTCCTGTGTTGGAGATGATCACTTCTAACGTCATTGTTCCTGTTACACCGAGAGCTTTTGCTTCCGATGTATATTCGGGGCGTACATTCGGTGATAAATCAACAGGTGAGGTAGCGCCAGAAACAATTGGATCAGATGCGCCAGCAATGCGTGGGTCTTCCTTTTTTTCTTCTTTTTCTTTGTCAGTTAGATCAAAGTCACCATCAGTTGGTTTGGAATCTGTGGTCGGTTCTTGGATTTGGACGTTGTCAATAAAGGCAACTTCTTCTACAAGATCATCCAAACTATCTGTTTCCAAATGAGGAGTGAACCAAAAAAGAATGATTAACGCCTGTATAACGGCAGAAATGGCAAGACCCGTTTCCATACGGTAACGATCAATGAATCTATGGATTCTTTCTCGTTTGGATCTTTTTTGTGTAACTACAGTTCCGCTCACTTTATTTACCTTTTAATCCGCCACCTTGGGTGGTCTTGGTAACAAGAGAAACCTTTAAAGCACCAATCTCTCGGAGAGTTTCAAAAACATTGTCTAGTTCTTCATACGTAAGGTCTTGGTCTGCATGGATCAAAACTTTAAGATCAGGTGTTGTGGAAATTTTGGCTCTGATTTCACTCATCGCTTCGTTTAATTCCATTTTCACTGAATTGAAATAAACAGTTCTTTTTTCATCTGCAGTTAGATAAAGATTGGCGATCTTTTTGTTTAACTGCTCTCCACCAGGAACATCTGGTAAATTGATGGGAAGGTCTGGATCAGAATCCAATACGGAGGTTACCATAAAGAACACGAGAAGTAAGAAGGCAATGTCTGCCATCGAACTTACTGGAACTGAAGGTGCGACTCTCTTTCTTCGTAACATATTATTTCTTCTTTCTCACTGAGATTTTTTCAAATCCGCGAAGTTGCACTGCTGATAAAGCATCCAACATCTTTGCATATTTGGTATCGCCGGTTGTAACAATGAGTGCTAGTTTGTTTTTGAGATCAGGGATTTCCATTTGATTGAGGTCATCACGAAACTCTTTTAAACTAGCATATTCTTTGGTTCCGAATGCCGGGTTACGCATCTTGTATCTGTCTTGTGTGACCAAAATTTCATATACATTCTTACGTAAAAAAGGCTGAGGTTCGGATTGTTTGCGTGGAAGTGATATATTCAATCCTTCCTTTACAAAGAATACAGCTGTTACCATAAAAAATACCAAGAGTAGAAAGGCAATATCCGACATGGATGCTGCCGAAATTTCCTCTAGTTCTTGTTTTTTCTTTAACTTAATCATGGTTAGTTACTTACCGAGCGTTACGCTTTTTTTCCGGCTTTCAGTTTTAAGTATTCTTTATAGATTTTGTTTGCCGCTTCTTCTACTTCAGAAGTAAAGAAAGCAACTCGACCTTGTAAGTATTGGTAGAATGTCATTGCAGGGATCGCAACGATAAGACCAGCAGCCGTTGTAATGAGGGCTTCTTTGATACCACCAGCAACTACTTTTGCGTTTACTTGGTCAGCATTTGCAATCGCATCGAATGCGTTGATCATACCGGATACGGTTCCAAGGAATCCAACAAGTGGTGCAATGGTAGAAACAGCGGAAAGAACTGTCAGACCTTTCTCTAAAAGTGTCATCACTTCACCAGCTTCTCTTTCGATACCAGCCGCAAAGATTTCAGGATCGTTTTGCGACACTTCCATACCATTTTTTAAAACGTCAGTGATTCGTTGTCCTTCGTTCGCCTTTAAGAATTCTTCTACTCCATTCATTCCAGAAGCGTCAATGGCATCTTGTAAGTCTTGGTTGTAACCTTTTCTCACAAGTTTTGCAGTGAAGAAAAAGTAAAGTCTCTCGAGGATCACTCCAAATCCAACAATGGAAGAAAGGAGTAGAGGCCACATCGACCATCCACCAGTGACAAATAATTTAACGAGTCCGATTTCCGACTCTTGCGGAGTAGCTTCTTTTGGAGCCTCTGCGGCAGGTGCAGGAGTTTCCGCTGGTGCTTCTGTTGTTTGCGTAGTATCCGTGCTAGGTGTTGTAGGGGTAGCTTGTGCTTCGATTCTTCCAACGATTGTAAAAATTGTGATAAGTGCGATCACAGCAGACAAAGTGATATTTTTCTTTGTCAGGTTACATGAAACGTTCATGAATGTCTCCATATCTCATTGATATGTTTCAAATCTAGAATATCTCTGTTACAATTAGATGACAGATGGATGACAAAGAGCGTAATTAGGGGCCGAAAAAGAGCTCTCGGAGTTTGGGAATCCCTTCTAAAAATAAGGCAGGACCTGGTTGTAATATAATGCTCGGGTCCATTTCGTAAATTCGATTGGATCGGATAAAGCCAGTGGATTGCCATTCGGGTTTGTTTCGCACCCAATCCCAGTCCATCGCCTTCCCGCACCAAGAACCTACGTAAATGTCAGGGTTGGCATCTGCCACGGCCAGAGCCGGGATGATGCGATCTTTGGCTAGTTTGCGGTCTTTCAGATGGGAAAAACAATCGATTCCACCGGCCAAGGTGATGGCTTCGCTCACCCATTGGATGCCCGTGATCATGGGCTCGTCCCATTCTTGGAAAAAGACTTTGGGTTTTGTAGGGATGGATTCATTCTCCTTTTGCCAGGTTTGGATTTGTTTTTCCCAACCATCCGTGATGGATTTGGCTTTTTCCGATTGTCCTACTAGGTTTCCAATGATTTGCATATTGGAAAGAATTTCTGAGATCGAGCGTTGGTTAAAAATTAGAACATTTAACCCACGTTCAATGAGATCTTTGGCAAGTTGTCCTTGGATGTCAGAAAACCCAATGACTAGATCTGGTTCTAAAGAGAGAATTTTTTTTATGTTACCGCTAATGAAGGCCGAGACTTTTGTTTTTTCTTCTTTGGCTCGTTTTGGCCTTTCTGTATAAACAGAGATACCCACAATGCGTTTCTCTTCGCCTAGGAGATAAATCATCTCTGTCGGTTCTTCCGTTAAACAAATGATTCTCTCTGGACCCATTCCTATGTTTATGCCTCTAAAAATTTCGTAAGATCTGCTTGGGATCCAAATAAAACGACCACGTCTTCTTCCCGTAGGACGGTATTGCCGTGAGGGATTCCTAATATTTTTTCGACTTTGGAATCAGATTCCCGTTTCGAATCTTTGTTTGTCGTATAACGTTTGATTGTAATGACATTGATATTGTATTTATGGCGAAGGTCAGCTTCGGCAATCGTCTTGTTGATATAACGTTTTGGAACCGTAACTTCCACAACACTGTATTCTTCTGATAATAAAAAACTAGAGCGCATACCTGCAAAGGAAAAGATCTCCGCCATACTTCTTGCGGCTCTTTCTTCTGGGTTGAATAAATCACGAATTCCTAAAAGTTCTAATACCTTTTTTTGAAGGTCTGTTTGGTATCTGGCATAAATTTGATTCACACCAGCTTTTTTCAAACTATCTGCACAAATGATTGATGTTTCAAAGTCATCCGCCAAAGCAATGACTGCAAAATCTACATCGCCAATTCCTTGGGAACGTAATGCATGTTCGTCGGTAGCGTCCAGTGCCACTGCGACCGTAACGTAATCTTTGATAGAATCGATGATGATAGGATCTTTATCGATAGCAATAACTTCGTGTCCATCTTCATAAAGATATCTAACAAACAGTTTTCCAAAACTTCCGATACCAATGACTGCTATTTTTTTTCTTTGCATATGGATTTGTTAACCTACTACAACATATTCTTTGGGATATTCGTATGCGATCTGATCTACTTTTTTAGCAAGAGCAATGAGTAATGTGAGAATTCCAACCCTTCCGACAAACATAACAATACAGATTAAAATTTTTCCATAATCGGAAAGGTGCGGTGTGAGTCCGCGGGTTAAACCAACCGTTCCAAAGGCAGACACCACTTCAAAACACAAATCGATAAACTGCGCATTTTCAGTGAGCATCAGACAAAAAATGGAGATAAAAATGACGAATAAAGACAAAACGATCGTTGCACTGGCTCTTGCAATGGTTGAATTCGCAATCGTTCGATGACCAATTTCCATTTTTTCTTTTCCTCGAATTTGATTGCTGATATTTAAAAAAGAAATGGCAAGTGTCGTAGTTTTGATTCCACCACCTGTCGATACAGGGGAGGCACCCACCCACATTAGAAAAAAAGAAATAAACGTCATGGGATAACCCATTAGAGACAAATCAAATGTATTGAAACCAGCAGTTCTTGTGGTAACAGAATAAAAAATTGAGTGAAATATCTTTTTCTCAAGTGGCAAATCTTTTAGTGTTAATTCACCTTCTAGGAAAAAGTAACTGATAGAACCAAATAACAATAAAAATGCGGTCACAACAAAAACAAGTTTAGAAGTGATGGACCATCTAAATTTAATATCAAAAGGATTTGCGATTCTAGTTCTAATTTGATAAATCACAGGAAATCCAAGCCCACCAAACACAATGAGTAGCATAATCACGGATAAAAAGCCTTCGGAATTTCGAAATGCTTCTGTTGCCATTCCATTGGGTATCAAACTAAAACCAGCATTACAAAAAGCAGAAATGGAATGAAACACGGAATAGTAAATTTTTTCAGGAAGAGGCAAAACAAAGTCTTCAGGAAAACTTAAAAAAAGTAAAATTGCACCAACAGTTTCGATCGCCAAAGTTTGAAAGGTAATTTGTTTTAAAATTTCTTTGGCACGTCCCATGGTTTCTTCAGACAAAAGGTCTTTGATCATAAGTGTGTCACTCACAGAACCTTTTCCTGTAAGAAAGATGGAAAAGAAACTCGTTAGGGTCATGAGACCGAGTCCACCCACTTGGATAAGAAGTAATATCACAAGTTGGCCTGTGAGAGTGAATTGGCTACTGATATCAACTGTTGATAATCCAGTCACACAAGTGGCACTAATCGTAGTAAAGAGTATGTCAATGCTATTGACTGTTCCTACTAATGATTTTGGAAAATGCAAAAAACAGACACCGATCAGAATGATCGAGGCAAATGACCCAACAAAAACAATGGAGGGGTTTAATTTTTTAGAATCTCGTTTTTTGGATAATCGAAAAAAATGTGCTAAATTGGAAAATAAGAACAGAACCTGATTGGCTGATAAAAAGATAAGTGTCGTATCTTGTCCTGAAATATGATAAGACTTCAATACTTCTATGATTTTTTTTTCATAGATAAATTCTAAACCTAACATGAATAAAATGATAAGCTCTATTTTATGTAAATTTAGGTATTCTTTCCATTTTTTATTTGTAAAAAGAATATGAACTGTCTCATACCCGATAAAAAAACTAACTAAAATTCGAATCGAAATGGTTACATAAGGTTTCCATTCTTCGGGATAATAGAAACCAAAATCTAAAATTAAGATGGTTACAGATAAAAATCCAAAGAGGATATATAAAAATCGACCGATCGGTCGGAAATACTCCATGTAAACTTTTCGAATTTCAAATCGTTTGATTTGAATCGCTTCAAAAATATGGAGTAAAAAAACGAAAATTCGTTTGAACTTCAAGGTTTAACGTCTGCTAACTGTTTTTTCTTTTCGCGGTATTCTTCTAACCTTTGTCTATCAGCATAAACATTGGCACCAGAGAGTCCTAAAGAACCTGTGATTAAAATTCCACTCGCGACTGCTGATTTTTGCATGGCGACAGGTAACAAGGCAACACCACCTGCAGAAACGAGTAAGGCAAATGGTACAGTTAAAAAGAAAATGATGTACCCTCTGCGGAATTTTGTTTCCTCGTAAACAGCATCTTCATCAAATTCTTCTTTTTGTTTTTTCTTAAGTTCTTGTTTGGTTCGACTTTTTTGTAACTGGTTTTGAAGCGCTTGTTCATTGATCTCACCTGTGAGTGGATTGATCGGTGAATTTTGTATATTGGTCAAATTGTAAGGATTGGCGGCATTCTGACTTGCATTCGCAGGAGTTCGAGAGTTCATCATGGCACCTGCCCCTGGAATGGAGTCAAAGCCACTGTATTGTGTTTTCGCATTTTTTGGAGTGGCTAGAACTGGAGTTTCAAACTGTGGCGGCAGAGTGACATCTTTTAAAACATTCGATTCGGGATCAGAATTGGGAATATTACGAAGGTCATAATTGTTTGTGTCGTAAAATCCTTCTTTGGTTTGTCCGTAGATGGGACCTAAAACCAAAGAAAAGATGATCATGGGCACAAAAATCTGGGAAAAAACCCGCATACATTCCAGTTTAGCGAATCCCTATCAGGGTCAATCCAATTCACGTCCCGAAAGTTTCGTCGAACGATAGTCCAATGAGACAGAACGTATGAGTTCTAAGTCCTTCTCTGATACCCCAGCTGTATGTGCATGTTGGTATTCTTCCTCCATGGTTGTCCCAAAAAGACCAGGGTCATCAGAACCAATTGTGATTTTTAGATCATTTTGCAAAAATCGAGTGATTGGATGATCGATATGAGACTCTAACATTCCAATGTACAAATTTGAAGAAGGGCAACATTCAATCACTGCCTTCTTCTTTGCAATTTTAGACATCGCATAATTTTGAAACGTATGTAAGTATTGAGACTCTGTTACATCAAAAGGAATGGTAAGGATTTCAGAATCTGGTTTTACTTTGTAATCTTTTCGTTTTTCTTCCAGATCTTCCTTTGCATAAAACGGACCATAGGTGGTAATTTCATCGTAGAACATAAGTTCGTGTTCCACTTGGTCTTTTGCTTCTGATAAAAGTTCCGTACGTTCGTCTCCTAAAAAATAATCTGAATCGATTCCAAGAGCAAGTGCATGTCCTAGTCGATGGGCTCCGTTTTCAGCAGATTCCAAAACCCATCGAACCGCTGAAAACGGTGTTTTGTCTCGAAAACTTTCTCCTACGTGATACAAGATCGAAAGTGCTGTGTTAGGTTCTGCTTTGTTGTCTCTGTGGACAGCTTCGAAAAACGATTTTTTTGCTTTGGGTGGATGACCTTCTTCGATATGGCAAAAGTCGATTCCCACTAGTCCTTCTCGGATGACAGTTTCTTTTTCCATCCAGTTTTTCATCCAATCATAGTGACGTTCAAAATTGACATCCCGATGTAAGGACATCACCAGTTTTCCTTGGATGGGTTTTCCTGCTTTTTTTGCCGACTCTTCCCCTTTTTTCAATCCCTCTAGCGAGGCCATTAACTTGGAATAAAAACTTTCTTTAGGTTCTTCTTTGCCAAACATCAATCGATATTCTGCATAAGAGATATTTTCTAAACTATTTGCGAACACAACATCATGAGAAACTTCGGTTATTTCCTTTTCATCAAACTTCACTAAGGCGATGATGAGATTGAACTTTGCCTGAAAGTGTAAAAAAGGAGCCTTTTCTTTGAAATGATATAATTTCGAAAACGCTTTGATATCAGCATAATCATCGAAAAAGGTTGAAGGTCGAATTTTTACGCCGTATGCGGTTTCATAGGAATCCAAATAAAGATGCCATCTGGGATTCGGATTTTTTTTGCCAATACGAAACAAAGTTTCTGGGGGTAAACATCCATAAAGGTGGTTGTGTAGATCGATATACATATAAAAATGGCGGAACTATGCTTCACAAAATTAGACGCATCTTGAAGCCAACTCGACTGAATCAGAAAATTCTATCCTTAGCAATCCCTGTTTTTTTTGGAATGATTAGTTATACTGCCATTATGGTAGCGGATACTGCTATGGTGGGTAAGTTAGGGGAAGTTCCTCTTGCGGCTACTGGTTTTGGGGGGATGGTTTATTTTTCCATTTTTGCATTCCTGATGGGTGGCTCAATGGCAGTTCAGATCATCGTAGCACGACGATTTGGCGAAAAGAACGAAAGGGGAGTTGGAATCACCCTCGTAAATTCGATTTATCTTTCCCTAGTTTTAGGATCTATTTTATCTTATTTTGGATTTCTTTATGCTCCTATGCTTATGGCTTGGATCGGAGACGATCCACAAGTCATTGAGGTGGCTGGTGTTTATCTCTCCTACAGATTCATAGGAACTGTATTGTTTTTTGTGGGATTCGCCTTACGTGGATTTTTTGATGGGATCGGTATTGTGCAAGTTGGAATGATTTCCTCGATTGTTGCTGCGGTTACCAATATCTTTTTTAACTGGTTACTCATTTTTGGAAACTGGGGATTCCCGGCCATGGGAGTGAAGGGAGCTGCCATTGCTTCCAGTTTGAGTTCTGTTCCCGCCTTGTTAGTTGTTTTGTTTTATTTCTTACGAAAGGATGTCATTGTATTCTTTCGATACAAAATTTTCTCACCAAGTTATGAAATCCTAAAGGAACTTTGTATTGTTGGATTTGCGCCAGCAGTGGAAGGAACGTTGGTAAACTTTGCTTTCTCTGGTTTTTATAAAATCGCAGGTATGATTAGCACAACTACATTAGCTTCTGCAAGTGTAGTACTAACATGTCTTAGTTTGTCCTTTATGCCTGGATTTTCTTTTGGGATCGCGGCCACAACAATCTTAGGCCAAGCGATGGGACAAGGAAAAATTCGTCTGGCTTATGAAGGCACAATGCGATCGGCAACGTTCTCGGCGATTGTCATGGGAAGTATGGGTCTCTTTT containing:
- a CDS encoding cobalamin-binding protein, which codes for MGPERIICLTEEPTEMIYLLGEEKRIVGISVYTERPKRAKEEKTKVSAFISGNIKKILSLEPDLVIGFSDIQGQLAKDLIERGLNVLIFNQRSISEILSNMQIIGNLVGQSEKAKSITDGWEKQIQTWQKENESIPTKPKVFFQEWDEPMITGIQWVSEAITLAGGIDCFSHLKDRKLAKDRIIPALAVADANPDIYVGSWCGKAMDWDWVRNKPEWQSTGFIRSNRIYEMDPSIILQPGPALFLEGIPKLRELFFGP
- a CDS encoding MotA/TolQ/ExbB proton channel family protein; this translates as MNVSCNLTKKNITLSAVIALITIFTIVGRIEAQATPTTPSTDTTQTTEAPAETPAPAAEAPKEATPQESEIGLVKLFVTGGWSMWPLLLSSIVGFGVILERLYFFFTAKLVRKGYNQDLQDAIDASGMNGVEEFLKANEGQRITDVLKNGMEVSQNDPEIFAAGIEREAGEVMTLLEKGLTVLSAVSTIAPLVGFLGTVSGMINAFDAIANADQVNAKVVAGGIKEALITTAAGLIVAIPAMTFYQYLQGRVAFFTSEVEEAANKIYKEYLKLKAGKKA
- a CDS encoding TrkH family potassium uptake protein yields the protein MKFKRIFVFLLHIFEAIQIKRFEIRKVYMEYFRPIGRFLYILFGFLSVTILILDFGFYYPEEWKPYVTISIRILVSFFIGYETVHILFTNKKWKEYLNLHKIELIILFMLGLEFIYEKKIIEVLKSYHISGQDTTLIFLSANQVLFLFSNLAHFFRLSKKRDSKKLNPSIVFVGSFASIILIGVCFLHFPKSLVGTVNSIDILFTTISATCVTGLSTVDISSQFTLTGQLVILLLIQVGGLGLMTLTSFFSIFLTGKGSVSDTLMIKDLLSEETMGRAKEILKQITFQTLAIETVGAILLFLSFPEDFVLPLPEKIYYSVFHSISAFCNAGFSLIPNGMATEAFRNSEGFLSVIMLLIVFGGLGFPVIYQIRTRIANPFDIKFRWSITSKLVFVVTAFLLLFGSISYFFLEGELTLKDLPLEKKIFHSIFYSVTTRTAGFNTFDLSLMGYPMTFISFFLMWVGASPVSTGGGIKTTTLAISFLNISNQIRGKEKMEIGHRTIANSTIARASATIVLSLFVIFISIFCLMLTENAQFIDLCFEVVSAFGTVGLTRGLTPHLSDYGKILICIVMFVGRVGILTLLIALAKKVDQIAYEYPKEYVVVG
- a CDS encoding AbrB/MazE/SpoVT family DNA-binding domain-containing protein, producing the protein MESSAVKKTTIRAIGNSSGATIPKIILEKYNLHEGDTVFLVETENGILLSPYDPEFASAMELYQDASKKYRNALKELAK
- a CDS encoding MATE family efflux transporter, translated to MKPTRLNQKILSLAIPVFFGMISYTAIMVADTAMVGKLGEVPLAATGFGGMVYFSIFAFLMGGSMAVQIIVARRFGEKNERGVGITLVNSIYLSLVLGSILSYFGFLYAPMLMAWIGDDPQVIEVAGVYLSYRFIGTVLFFVGFALRGFFDGIGIVQVGMISSIVAAVTNIFFNWLLIFGNWGFPAMGVKGAAIASSLSSVPALLVVLFYFLRKDVIVFFRYKIFSPSYEILKELCIVGFAPAVEGTLVNFAFSGFYKIAGMISTTTLASASVVLTCLSLSFMPGFSFGIAATTILGQAMGQGKIRLAYEGTMRSATFSAIVMGSMGLFFILGGPWLIGLFTDVPAVMKEAYPALCIVALIQVGDAYHMVVGSALRSAGMMYYVMYVYLIVSFLIMLPLAYLFGIVLAWGTIGIWSAFFIWILMMAVLFVGKFRRKEWVSIRI
- a CDS encoding energy transducer TonB, which encodes MSGTVVTQKRSKRERIHRFIDRYRMETGLAISAVIQALIILFWFTPHLETDSLDDLVEEVAFIDNVQIQEPTTDSKPTDGDFDLTDKEKEEKKEDPRIAGASDPIVSGATSPVDLSPNVRPEYTSEAKALGVTGTMTLEVIISNTGEVLRVRSVGKQLGGGLEEEAIKVYRRKRFSPSVLEGKPITVKVLVPIRFTLN
- a CDS encoding type II toxin-antitoxin system death-on-curing family toxin, with product MKREPKWLKRNIAEAIHLDQIKQHGGALGIRDIGLLESVLERPKNHWHYNPKTSIFELAASLGIGIAKNHPFMDGNKRTSFLLMYVFLAMNGYLIETSEEDVVITILKVADGSMKEDELAKWLKQVSKVRN
- a CDS encoding adenosine deaminase, translated to MYIDLHNHLYGCLPPETLFRIGKKNPNPRWHLYLDSYETAYGVKIRPSTFFDDYADIKAFSKLYHFKEKAPFLHFQAKFNLIIALVKFDEKEITEVSHDVVFANSLENISYAEYRLMFGKEEPKESFYSKLMASLEGLKKGEESAKKAGKPIQGKLVMSLHRDVNFERHYDWMKNWMEKETVIREGLVGIDFCHIEEGHPPKAKKSFFEAVHRDNKAEPNTALSILYHVGESFRDKTPFSAVRWVLESAENGAHRLGHALALGIDSDYFLGDERTELLSEAKDQVEHELMFYDEITTYGPFYAKEDLEEKRKDYKVKPDSEILTIPFDVTESQYLHTFQNYAMSKIAKKKAVIECCPSSNLYIGMLESHIDHPITRFLQNDLKITIGSDDPGLFGTTMEEEYQHAHTAGVSEKDLELIRSVSLDYRSTKLSGRELD
- a CDS encoding biopolymer transporter ExbD codes for the protein MIKLKKKQELEEISAASMSDIAFLLLVFFMVTAVFFVKEGLNISLPRKQSEPQPFLRKNVYEILVTQDRYKMRNPAFGTKEYASLKEFRDDLNQMEIPDLKNKLALIVTTGDTKYAKMLDALSAVQLRGFEKISVRKKK
- a CDS encoding TrkA family potassium uptake protein — encoded protein: MQRKKIAVIGIGSFGKLFVRYLYEDGHEVIAIDKDPIIIDSIKDYVTVAVALDATDEHALRSQGIGDVDFAVIALADDFETSIICADSLKKAGVNQIYARYQTDLQKKVLELLGIRDLFNPEERAARSMAEIFSFAGMRSSFLLSEEYSVVEVTVPKRYINKTIAEADLRHKYNINVITIKRYTTNKDSKRESDSKVEKILGIPHGNTVLREEDVVVLFGSQADLTKFLEA
- a CDS encoding biopolymer transporter ExbD, translated to MLRRKRVAPSVPVSSMADIAFLLLVFFMVTSVLDSDPDLPINLPDVPGGEQLNKKIANLYLTADEKRTVYFNSVKMELNEAMSEIRAKISTTPDLKVLIHADQDLTYEELDNVFETLREIGALKVSLVTKTTQGGGLKGK